The Aureispira anguillae genome contains a region encoding:
- a CDS encoding peptidoglycan-binding domain-containing protein, translating to MKDKLNQYQKPLIAAGLLGLLLVLYFYRHKIFAGLPGKTSPTPAINNGSNSTTSTSTDPILKMGSRGENVKKLQKLLNDTHKKHTPTFIPLLVEDGVFGTKTEQMLFKYTNQKSITLTQLIAKLAQS from the coding sequence ATGAAAGATAAACTCAACCAATACCAAAAGCCGCTCATTGCGGCTGGGCTATTGGGGCTGCTCCTGGTCTTGTACTTTTATCGTCATAAAATCTTTGCTGGATTACCTGGTAAAACATCCCCTACTCCTGCCATTAATAATGGCTCCAATTCCACTACAAGCACCAGCACCGACCCCATTCTAAAAATGGGCAGTAGAGGGGAAAACGTTAAAAAGCTCCAAAAGCTGCTCAACGATACCCATAAAAAGCACACCCCGACTTTTATTCCCTTGTTGGTTGAGGATGGTGTTTTTGGTACTAAAACCGAGCAAATGCTATTCAAGTACACCAATCAAAAAAGCATCACCCTAACCCAACTTATTGCTAAACTAGCCCAATCCTAA
- a CDS encoding glycosyl hydrolase 108 family protein, with amino-acid sequence MASFNSWMLPSKRRWRRIVAGYQDLYNDKGNWSSNQVGVGALIGTNRSIAAPTLIAWRGRMVSKAEMQALTISEAMQIYKLKYWDKIQGDSIQSQAIADLLADMKSSAGGNAIKEMQGTLNDFGEQLSIDGAFGQASLQALNRQIGRRGQAPIFNAFRERMIAYYLRINSPYQKQLIDSLNQDYPPLKSSWTSTAITLGVVAAAVLLTGYGIYHYQLNHS; translated from the coding sequence ATGGCTAGTTTTAACAGTTGGATGCTACCCTCCAAACGCCGTTGGCGTAGAATCGTTGCAGGTTACCAGGACTTGTACAACGACAAGGGCAATTGGTCGAGCAATCAAGTCGGCGTGGGCGCTCTCATTGGTACCAACCGAAGCATTGCTGCGCCAACCCTTATTGCTTGGCGTGGCCGCATGGTCTCTAAGGCTGAAATGCAAGCCTTGACCATTTCAGAAGCCATGCAAATCTATAAACTTAAGTATTGGGATAAGATCCAGGGCGACTCCATCCAGAGCCAAGCTATTGCGGATCTATTAGCCGATATGAAAAGCTCCGCTGGCGGTAATGCCATTAAAGAAATGCAAGGCACTCTAAATGATTTTGGAGAGCAGCTCTCCATTGATGGGGCTTTTGGCCAAGCTTCTCTGCAGGCGCTCAATCGGCAAATTGGACGTAGAGGGCAAGCTCCCATTTTTAATGCTTTTAGGGAGCGAATGATTGCCTATTATTTACGCATCAATAGCCCTTATCAAAAACAATTAATTGATTCTTTGAATCAAGATTATCCTCCCCTTAAATCTTCCTGGACTTCTACAGCTATTACCCTTGGTGTTGTTGCTGCAGCGGTCTTACTAACAGGCTATGGAATTTATCACTATCAATTGAACCACTCATGA
- a CDS encoding glycoside hydrolase family 19 protein: protein MKNINLENPYVKWIGGTFLLVLFILLVLIMRLKLAQDRAIQACTKAFGSMDDVQKDAIRQIVAAFHRYGDGDPNKLAYILATAWHESSLRPIQERQAAPNQTDLYNKQARYWHTGYYGRGFVQLTWKENYQKMSTALGLDLVARPELALHPTYAARILVYGMMNGSFTGIPLSKFINPQQQDFYQARLVVNGLDRAERIEQYAQFLV from the coding sequence ATGAAAAATATTAACTTAGAAAACCCTTATGTTAAATGGATCGGGGGCACTTTTTTGCTCGTTTTGTTTATTCTTTTAGTCCTTATAATGCGACTTAAGCTCGCTCAGGATAGAGCCATTCAAGCTTGTACAAAAGCCTTTGGCTCCATGGACGACGTGCAAAAGGATGCTATTCGCCAAATTGTGGCTGCCTTTCACCGATACGGTGATGGTGATCCCAATAAACTGGCGTATATCTTGGCAACCGCTTGGCATGAAAGCAGCCTTCGACCCATTCAGGAACGACAAGCAGCCCCCAATCAAACCGACCTCTACAACAAACAAGCTCGCTATTGGCATACGGGCTATTATGGGCGTGGTTTTGTCCAATTAACCTGGAAAGAAAACTATCAAAAAATGTCAACTGCTCTAGGGCTGGACTTAGTGGCTCGCCCTGAGCTGGCACTGCATCCTACTTATGCCGCTCGTATTTTGGTTTATGGCATGATGAATGGTTCTTTCACGGGTATTCCCTTGAGTAAATTTATCAATCCACAACAGCAGGATTTTTACCAGGCTCGGCTGGTCGTTAATGGACTCGATCGGGCGGAGCGGATTGAGCAATATGCTCAGTTCTTGGTGTAG
- a CDS encoding DNA/RNA non-specific endonuclease codes for MSKIGNINLYNGYDPCFISSEMPVNLPTIEFFLKEDIFIPNNNETGIIDYINYSVVLSSSRKFAYYSASNIDGDSFVKIPRKDCWKKDPRFRKFQWGRELYKAEMSNFDKGHMTKREDVQWGGDNGFVRAASDTTYFYSNAVPQHSRLNQRIWKKLEDYILYKETNSNKLRISVFTGPVLSDSDPYFVTAIKGESIQLPILFWKVIIFPKSDGKLYRVGFLMSQNRLLIDNNIVEELENDSDDSELFMQFDDAETYQVNINLIENITGLKFSDAIDSYEDDRNIKLVLNQIDVDSELESSMTEDYSILNLVL; via the coding sequence ATGAGTAAAATAGGGAATATTAATTTGTATAATGGGTATGATCCATGTTTTATCTCTTCGGAGATGCCTGTCAATTTACCAACAATAGAATTTTTTTTAAAGGAAGATATTTTTATACCTAATAATAATGAAACAGGTATAATTGATTATATTAATTATAGTGTTGTTTTGTCATCTTCTAGAAAGTTTGCTTATTATTCTGCATCAAATATAGACGGAGATTCATTTGTGAAAATACCAAGAAAAGATTGTTGGAAAAAGGATCCTAGGTTTCGTAAATTTCAGTGGGGAAGGGAATTATATAAAGCGGAAATGAGTAATTTTGACAAAGGACATATGACAAAAAGAGAAGATGTTCAATGGGGAGGAGATAATGGTTTTGTACGTGCAGCATCAGATACAACATATTTCTATTCTAATGCCGTTCCTCAACATTCTCGCTTGAATCAAAGGATATGGAAAAAATTAGAAGATTATATTCTATATAAGGAAACAAATTCTAATAAATTGAGGATCTCTGTTTTTACGGGACCAGTATTAAGTGATTCAGATCCATATTTTGTAACTGCTATTAAAGGCGAATCAATTCAACTACCTATATTATTTTGGAAAGTTATTATTTTCCCAAAGTCGGACGGGAAGCTATATAGAGTCGGATTTCTTATGAGTCAGAATAGATTACTAATCGATAATAATATTGTAGAAGAATTAGAAAATGATTCTGATGACTCTGAATTGTTTATGCAGTTCGATGATGCAGAAACTTATCAAGTTAATATTAACTTAATAGAGAACATAACAGGTTTGAAATTTTCTGATGCAATAGATTCTTATGAAGATGATAGAAATATTAAGTTAGTATTAAATCAAATAGATGTTGACTCGGAACTAGAAAGTTCCATGACAGAGGATTATTCAATACTGAATTTAGTTTTGTAG
- a CDS encoding S1 family peptidase — protein sequence MEWTRRLTQLNDTLSDLVPIPDSIPKFVNAAGLKPSMVNFNGTAQDIWCSVIDEAKKQKRIDHLIEAVLEKYPKNPYLLSAKDIDEIDYSFGPKILRWAGVDDDTLEKLTIEGFNTLLPINFLAKGVNISRAVAKIEIKKGRKRDVGTGFLFKVEGIEDLFFMTNNHVLKNKSVIERSKVIFDFEEDIDGNTKASKSFLIDSNGPWYTSPVSELDVTICKLTGDNELNDFGFIQLKEINIDKNDFVNIIQHPGGQMKQIALYHNIVTNTTDRLVQYLTDTMKGSSGAPVFNSDWEVVALHHSGAKGKINEPKLQYAKYRNEGILINNIIKFLKEVHE from the coding sequence ATGGAATGGACTAGGAGATTAACTCAATTAAATGATACATTGAGTGATTTAGTACCTATACCTGATAGTATACCTAAATTTGTGAATGCTGCTGGATTAAAACCTTCAATGGTTAATTTTAATGGTACAGCTCAAGATATATGGTGTAGTGTTATTGATGAAGCAAAAAAACAAAAGCGGATTGATCATTTGATAGAGGCTGTACTTGAAAAATATCCTAAAAATCCTTATCTATTATCTGCAAAGGATATAGATGAAATTGATTATTCTTTTGGTCCAAAAATATTAAGATGGGCAGGTGTAGATGATGATACATTAGAAAAATTAACCATTGAAGGTTTTAATACATTACTACCAATTAATTTTCTTGCTAAAGGAGTTAATATAAGTAGAGCTGTTGCCAAAATTGAAATAAAAAAAGGAAGAAAAAGAGACGTAGGTACAGGATTTTTATTTAAGGTAGAGGGAATAGAAGATTTGTTTTTCATGACAAATAATCATGTGTTAAAAAATAAGAGTGTAATAGAAAGGTCTAAAGTAATTTTCGATTTTGAAGAAGATATAGATGGTAATACTAAGGCTTCAAAAAGTTTCTTAATAGATTCTAATGGACCATGGTATACTTCTCCTGTTTCTGAGCTTGATGTAACTATTTGTAAATTAACAGGTGATAATGAGTTAAATGATTTCGGGTTTATACAGTTGAAAGAAATTAATATTGATAAAAATGACTTTGTTAATATTATACAACATCCAGGAGGCCAAATGAAACAAATAGCATTATATCATAACATTGTAACAAATACTACAGATCGGCTTGTTCAATATCTAACTGATACAATGAAAGGCTCCTCAGGGGCTCCTGTATTTAATTCTGATTGGGAAGTAGTAGCTTTGCACCACAGCGGCGCAAAAGGAAAAATAAATGAACCAAAACTACAATATGCCAAATATAGAAATGAAGGTATTTTGATAAATAATATTATAAAGTTTTTAAAAGAAGTACATGAGTAA